The Antarcticibacterium sp. 1MA-6-2 genome has a window encoding:
- a CDS encoding OsmC family protein produces the protein MDPHIYNVDLTYLSQRKGEISSPELDQIIEVATPPEFPKGMPGIWSPEHLFTAAVSSCFMNTFLAIAENSNLEFEGLTCPAEGLLDKKDGKFAMTEILLKPAVTIPNEVDREKAEKIMIKAERACLISNSITSEVHMETTVLIAENHNV, from the coding sequence ATGGATCCACATATTTATAACGTAGACCTTACTTATTTATCTCAAAGAAAAGGCGAGATTTCTTCTCCTGAACTTGACCAGATCATTGAAGTGGCAACCCCGCCCGAATTTCCTAAAGGAATGCCGGGGATATGGTCCCCTGAGCATCTTTTCACAGCCGCAGTAAGCAGCTGTTTTATGAACACTTTCCTGGCAATTGCTGAAAATTCCAATTTAGAATTCGAAGGCCTTACCTGCCCTGCAGAAGGTCTCCTGGATAAGAAAGATGGAAAATTTGCAATGACAGAGATCCTTTTGAAACCTGCAGTAACTATTCCAAATGAAGTTGACAGGGAAAAAGCAGAAAAGATCATGATCAAAGCCGAAAGAGCCTGTCTTATATCCAACTCAATAACTTCTGAAGTTCATATGGAAACAACAGTTCTTATTGCTGAAAATCATAATGTTTAA
- a CDS encoding rhodanese-like domain-containing protein: MKTEELIKNKKGTIVDVRTPAEYRGGSVVGAVNIPLNEIPLRLDELKDLESPLILCCASGNRSGQATNYLSREGVECVNGGSWLEVNNLTSQEA, encoded by the coding sequence ATGAAGACAGAAGAACTAATAAAAAATAAGAAAGGGACCATTGTTGATGTTCGCACTCCTGCAGAATATAGAGGAGGAAGCGTGGTGGGAGCTGTAAATATACCCTTGAACGAAATTCCCTTAAGACTTGATGAATTAAAAGATTTGGAATCCCCGTTAATCCTATGCTGTGCCTCGGGTAACAGAAGTGGGCAGGCCACAAATTACCTTAGCAGAGAGGGTGTGGAATGTGTAAACGGAGGTTCCTGGCTTGAAGTGAATAATTTAACCTCTCAAGAAGCATAG
- a CDS encoding YeeE/YedE family protein, with amino-acid sequence MKYLKFLLIGIVFGIVMFKSEAASWFRIYEMFQFQSFHMYGIIGSALALGILGTWLIKKYTLKAIDGEPIKFTPKDKSFSRYMYGGILFGLGWALAGSCPGPIYTLIGAGYISILVVLMGALIGTFVYGLLRGKLPH; translated from the coding sequence ATGAAATATTTAAAATTTTTATTAATAGGTATAGTTTTCGGAATAGTAATGTTCAAGAGTGAGGCCGCATCCTGGTTTCGAATTTATGAAATGTTTCAATTTCAGTCATTCCATATGTATGGCATCATAGGATCTGCACTTGCCCTTGGTATTTTGGGCACCTGGCTTATAAAAAAATATACGCTTAAAGCCATTGACGGGGAGCCTATAAAATTCACCCCCAAGGATAAGAGCTTTAGCCGATATATGTACGGCGGTATCCTATTCGGTCTTGGATGGGCTCTTGCTGGATCCTGTCCGGGTCCCATTTATACTTTAATTGGTGCAGGATATATTTCAATACTTGTTGTTCTTATGGGAGCACTTATTGGTACGTTTGTTTATGGACTGTTAAGAGGAAAGTTACCTCATTAA
- a CDS encoding aspartate/glutamate racemase family protein, translating to MKKIGLIGGTSWHSTIVYYRLINEMVGRKIGAQANPELIIYSLNIELMREQNKEKINNKYLEIARILETAGAEALVICANTPHMVYDFVQPQIDIPVLHIADAIGKEAKKQDIKTLGLLGN from the coding sequence ATGAAAAAGATAGGACTCATAGGAGGCACCTCCTGGCATTCCACCATAGTTTACTACAGGCTCATCAACGAGATGGTTGGGAGGAAAATTGGTGCTCAGGCCAATCCCGAATTGATCATCTACAGCCTTAACATTGAGCTCATGCGGGAGCAGAATAAGGAAAAGATCAACAATAAATACCTGGAGATCGCCCGCATCCTTGAAACTGCCGGGGCCGAAGCTCTGGTGATCTGTGCCAATACCCCGCATATGGTTTACGACTTTGTACAACCCCAAATAGATATTCCGGTTCTTCACATTGCCGATGCTATTGGGAAAGAGGCTAAGAAGCAGGATATAAAAACTTTAGGTCTTCTTGGAAACTAA
- a CDS encoding DUF302 domain-containing protein has translation MSYYFSKVLDVSFEEAIDKVTKELKEEGFGILTEIDVKETFKKKLDVDFRKYRILGACNPQMAHQAISAESKIGTMLPCNVIVQETEDGKTEVSAVDPVASMSAIENDELGGIAQEVRSKLKTVIERLS, from the coding sequence ATGAGTTATTATTTTTCAAAAGTACTCGATGTCTCATTTGAGGAGGCAATTGATAAGGTTACCAAGGAACTAAAAGAAGAAGGTTTTGGAATCCTTACCGAAATTGATGTAAAAGAAACTTTTAAAAAGAAACTTGACGTCGACTTCAGGAAGTACAGGATCCTGGGAGCCTGCAACCCGCAAATGGCCCACCAGGCGATCTCTGCTGAAAGTAAGATTGGGACAATGCTCCCCTGTAACGTAATAGTCCAGGAAACAGAAGACGGTAAGACCGAAGTTTCTGCAGTAGATCCTGTGGCCTCCATGTCTGCAATAGAGAATGATGAACTAGGAGGTATCGCACAGGAGGTACGATCTAAACTAAAAACTGTAATTGAAAGGCTTTCTTAA
- a CDS encoding SRPBCC family protein — protein sequence MPNLKLQTLIKANRYIVFDLSRSIDLQSTFVTGSNEKAVAGRTSGLIKLGETVTYRGKHLGVRQSLTSRVIDFDRPHFFADEMEKGAFKSLRHEHHFIATEEGTLMKDVFNFQSPLGVLGKIANALFLKAYMTNFLKNRNKVIKEFAESGRWKELLPEKNMEYYN from the coding sequence ATGCCAAATTTAAAGCTACAAACGCTAATAAAAGCAAACAGGTATATTGTCTTTGATTTATCAAGAAGTATTGATCTTCAGTCAACATTTGTTACTGGTTCCAATGAAAAAGCGGTTGCAGGAAGAACGAGCGGATTAATTAAATTAGGTGAAACAGTCACCTATAGGGGAAAACATCTTGGAGTTCGGCAAAGTCTTACCTCCAGGGTAATTGATTTTGACAGACCTCATTTTTTTGCAGATGAAATGGAAAAAGGTGCTTTTAAAAGTCTTAGACATGAACATCATTTCATCGCAACGGAAGAAGGAACTTTAATGAAGGATGTTTTTAATTTTCAATCTCCTCTGGGCGTTCTAGGAAAGATTGCAAATGCATTATTTCTCAAAGCCTATATGACTAATTTCCTGAAAAACCGTAACAAGGTAATCAAAGAGTTTGCTGAAAGTGGGAGATGGAAAGAACTTTTGCCAGAAAAAAATATGGAGTATTATAACTAA
- a CDS encoding DoxX family protein, translating to MTTQISVSRRSIHLLRIMLSGIFLIASSNHLMNVEQTAQRIDAASLSKFAYFFGNPELMVILSGIAMLVAGLAFLVGFQTRWAAVILLAVLIPITITIQVGQANTLGPLFKNVAIMGGLLFFILNDFSKETITDTNPAQPELSVKNK from the coding sequence ATGACGACTCAAATTTCAGTAAGCCGTCGCTCTATTCACTTATTGAGAATAATGCTTAGTGGGATATTTCTTATCGCTAGCTCCAATCACCTCATGAATGTTGAGCAAACGGCGCAGCGCATTGACGCAGCCAGTTTAAGTAAATTTGCCTATTTCTTTGGAAACCCGGAACTAATGGTAATTCTATCGGGTATAGCAATGCTCGTTGCAGGGCTAGCCTTTTTAGTGGGATTCCAAACCCGCTGGGCGGCAGTAATCCTCCTGGCAGTTCTAATACCCATAACCATTACCATCCAGGTAGGACAGGCGAATACCCTGGGACCACTGTTTAAGAACGTGGCCATCATGGGCGGACTATTATTTTTTATTCTTAATGACTTTTCCAAAGAAACAATAACAGACACAAACCCAGCTCAACCCGAATTGAGCGTAAAAAACAAATAA
- a CDS encoding 5'-nucleotidase C-terminal domain-containing protein gives MKATLEQTATNQKPGDKYEVVGGLLQSSGVSYTLDYSKPLGNRIRDVQVNGEDLDLHKDYKVVTHSGMLKGLHRYKELGNGKNIENKEIQLNEFVIAKLRELGEISKPKNMGEIKIIQ, from the coding sequence ATTAAGGCAACACTTGAGCAAACGGCAACCAATCAAAAACCCGGTGATAAATACGAGGTAGTGGGTGGTCTGCTGCAAAGTAGCGGAGTAAGCTATACCTTAGATTACTCCAAACCCCTAGGTAACCGCATTAGGGATGTACAGGTGAACGGGGAAGATCTTGATTTACATAAAGATTATAAGGTCGTTACTCACAGTGGAATGCTTAAAGGATTGCATCGATATAAAGAGCTGGGAAATGGGAAAAACATAGAGAATAAGGAAATTCAACTGAATGAATTTGTAATTGCAAAATTACGGGAATTAGGAGAAATTTCAAAACCGAAAAATATGGGAGAAATTAAAATTATCCAATAA
- a CDS encoding MFS transporter — MRNTNQLQLGLKENWKQFTLLVIINAFVGGMVGLERSILPEIAEKEFQMAATSAILSFIIVFGIVKAISNYYAGALANKFGRKNLLILGWVFAIPIPFILMYAPNWNWIIGANVLLGVNQGLAWSSTVVMKIDLVGEKQRGFAMGLNEFAGYLAVAIVAFLTGWIAGEYGLRPYPFYLGILLMVLGLVMSIFLIKDTRGHAKKEEGTNTVSLLKNVFWDTTWKHKNLGSVTQAGLINNLNDGMAWGLFPILLAAKGFNLEQIGIVVAVYPAVWGMGQLFTGKMADKFSKKDMLFYGMLLQAIVLIILVWAESMWHFMVLMSLLGWGTAMVYPTFLATIADNTHPRDRAESIGIFRLWRDLGYAVGAILTGIISDLISIEAAILIVGLLTLFSSWIIFFRMKNRDVAPGLFSIFKHSS; from the coding sequence ATGAGAAATACAAATCAATTACAACTGGGGCTGAAAGAAAACTGGAAGCAGTTCACTCTCCTCGTCATAATTAATGCCTTTGTGGGGGGAATGGTGGGTCTTGAACGGAGTATCCTGCCGGAAATTGCCGAAAAAGAATTTCAAATGGCTGCCACTTCTGCCATTCTTTCTTTTATTATTGTTTTCGGGATTGTAAAGGCTATTTCCAATTATTATGCAGGAGCACTTGCCAATAAATTCGGCCGAAAAAATCTACTGATACTGGGATGGGTATTTGCCATTCCCATTCCTTTTATCCTGATGTATGCACCCAACTGGAACTGGATTATTGGGGCAAATGTATTACTGGGAGTCAACCAGGGCCTTGCCTGGTCAAGCACAGTGGTTATGAAGATCGACCTGGTGGGAGAAAAACAAAGAGGGTTTGCAATGGGTCTCAATGAATTCGCAGGCTATTTAGCGGTTGCAATTGTAGCATTTTTGACAGGGTGGATAGCGGGAGAGTATGGACTGCGTCCTTATCCATTCTACCTTGGTATCCTGCTTATGGTCCTCGGCCTGGTGATGAGTATTTTTTTAATTAAGGATACCCGGGGCCACGCAAAGAAGGAGGAAGGCACGAACACAGTTTCCCTGCTCAAAAATGTGTTTTGGGATACCACCTGGAAACATAAAAATTTAGGTTCAGTAACACAGGCGGGGTTAATCAACAATCTGAATGATGGAATGGCCTGGGGGTTGTTTCCAATCCTGCTGGCCGCCAAAGGCTTTAACCTGGAACAAATAGGAATTGTAGTAGCTGTTTATCCTGCAGTATGGGGCATGGGCCAGCTCTTCACAGGAAAAATGGCCGATAAGTTTTCGAAAAAAGACATGCTCTTCTACGGAATGTTATTACAGGCCATAGTTCTTATTATCCTGGTTTGGGCAGAAAGCATGTGGCATTTTATGGTATTAATGTCTTTATTAGGTTGGGGAACGGCGATGGTGTATCCCACCTTCCTTGCCACTATTGCAGATAATACCCACCCCAGGGACCGGGCCGAAAGTATCGGGATATTCAGACTTTGGAGGGATCTTGGTTATGCAGTGGGTGCAATCCTTACCGGGATCATTTCAGATCTAATAAGTATTGAGGCTGCAATTTTAATCGTAGGCCTATTAACGCTGTTTTCTTCCTGGATCATTTTCTTCAGAATGAAAAACAGAGATGTTGCTCCCGGCCTTTTTTCAATCTTTAAGCATAGCTCCTAG
- a CDS encoding bifunctional UDP-sugar hydrolase/5'-nucleotidase codes for MKKLINAMVILSILTSCKSGNKITSSEIGETQIVTILHTNDIHGNYMPFQTTLGSATSQTSDPERDNLITFEKEGEIGGFAALSTAVKEIRNSRDNENVLLLDSGDTFSDDLLGNLTEGEAIITMMKNLGYEYLALGNHDFDYGRDRTEELMKIGGFPLGAANIIDKRTGKSIFNNPYLIKEIRGTKIAILAVGYHNTNLTGSSDNMKNLEFRRGNEVLKEILPELMEQADIIVLLSHQGTAVDRLTAEEFSDIDLIIGGHSHDLISKPEKINNTYMVQAMADAAALGDIELEIRDRKLIGVKAQHHLLWLSNYEEDPEMQSLIGELRAPHRDHLEEKIATATDVIDRQYKSESTFEKLVGNLLRSEYDADISFLPGVGYGISLQGEITRENLYLANSSSP; via the coding sequence ATGAAAAAATTAATAAATGCAATGGTGATCCTTTCAATTTTGACCTCCTGCAAAAGCGGGAACAAAATCACATCTTCTGAAATCGGAGAAACTCAAATTGTCACCATCCTTCATACCAACGACATTCATGGAAATTATATGCCATTTCAAACAACTCTTGGTAGTGCAACCTCCCAGACTAGTGATCCAGAGAGAGATAATCTAATTACCTTTGAGAAAGAAGGGGAAATAGGAGGTTTTGCAGCCCTATCTACTGCGGTGAAAGAAATAAGAAATTCCCGGGATAATGAAAATGTTTTATTATTGGATTCCGGAGATACCTTTAGCGACGATCTCCTTGGAAATTTAACTGAAGGGGAAGCGATAATTACAATGATGAAAAACCTTGGGTATGAGTATTTGGCACTGGGAAATCATGATTTTGATTATGGCAGAGATCGCACTGAAGAGCTAATGAAGATTGGCGGATTTCCTTTAGGTGCAGCCAATATTATAGACAAACGAACTGGAAAAAGCATTTTTAATAATCCTTATTTAATTAAGGAAATAAGAGGTACAAAGATAGCCATTCTTGCAGTGGGCTATCACAACACAAATCTTACAGGCAGTTCAGATAATATGAAAAATCTGGAATTTCGTCGCGGGAATGAGGTTTTGAAGGAGATTTTACCGGAGCTAATGGAACAGGCAGATATCATAGTACTGCTTTCCCATCAGGGAACTGCTGTTGACAGATTGACGGCAGAAGAATTTAGCGACATAGACCTTATTATAGGAGGACATAGCCACGACCTCATTTCAAAGCCTGAAAAAATTAATAATACATATATGGTACAGGCCATGGCAGATGCCGCAGCACTGGGTGATATTGAATTAGAAATTAGAGACCGCAAATTAATCGGGGTTAAAGCACAACATCATTTGCTGTGGCTGAGTAATTACGAAGAAGACCCGGAAATGCAATCTCTTATAGGAGAGCTGCGTGCTCCACACAGGGACCATCTGGAAGAAAAAATAGCAACTGCTACAGACGTGATCGACAGGCAGTACAAAAGTGAAAGTACATTTGAAAAACTTGTCGGAAATTTGTTGCGTTCGGAATATGATGCAGATATCTCTTTTTTGCCGGGGGTAGGGTATGGCATTTCCCTGCAGGGAGAGATTACACGTGAAAATTTGTACTTAGCTAATTCCTCATCCCCCTAA
- a CDS encoding rhodanese-like domain-containing protein encodes MFDKLKEMLGFSPAPDYNQLLKEGGVIVDVRSKAEYDGGHIKGSKNIPLPNLNSNPGIPKDKKKPIITCCASGMRSASATSLLKSKGFTNVYNGGSWSSLNNKLSS; translated from the coding sequence ATGTTCGACAAACTAAAAGAAATGTTGGGTTTTTCCCCGGCACCAGATTATAATCAACTGCTTAAAGAAGGCGGAGTAATTGTAGATGTGAGAAGCAAAGCTGAATATGATGGCGGACACATTAAGGGATCTAAAAATATACCGTTACCGAACCTTAATTCTAATCCGGGAATCCCAAAGGATAAGAAAAAGCCCATTATTACCTGTTGCGCTTCGGGAATGCGAAGTGCTTCAGCCACAAGCTTACTAAAATCAAAGGGTTTTACTAATGTTTACAATGGTGGAAGCTGGTCCAGTCTCAATAATAAATTATCTTCCTAA
- a CDS encoding DUF1264 domain-containing protein → MGKKQYWHPHNYEILSGQLVAPGLPDVAEIELLNSKMNSYGKTWHTWSTDKEDELPFGDPVLAWSF, encoded by the coding sequence ATGGGTAAAAAACAATACTGGCACCCGCACAACTATGAGATCCTCTCTGGCCAATTAGTTGCTCCCGGCTTACCCGATGTAGCCGAAATAGAATTGCTGAACAGCAAAATGAACAGCTACGGTAAAACCTGGCATACCTGGAGTACAGATAAAGAAGATGAACTTCCCTTTGGAGATCCCGTGTTAGCCTGGTCATTTTAA
- a CDS encoding c-type cytochrome: protein MKNFSALVKSVTYMFGAAIALVLVIFLSVLVYQTYPKLFIKESIAETVEVWAPKDIDLALAEGFGDEEVEYGYHLITNSPNLIGPGAEDPNMRFAGNNLACANCHLDSGTRAGSASWVGITERFPQFSNRSNSESTLEDRINGCMERSMDGKELPKRSKEMKAILAYMEWLSEGLPENRKIEYKGFPSIELPDFAVDLVKGSELFKVECAHCHSEDGQGIKNIGTKNGYLYFPLWGEDSYNDGAGMHRVITAAKFIKGNMPFGEATREHPKLTDEEAYHLAGYINSFNRPEKVNKEKDFPDLKLKPMSTPYGPYVDNFSAVQHKYGPFQPIKDFYKENYGLNKSQ from the coding sequence ATGAAAAATTTCTCTGCACTTGTAAAATCGGTAACTTATATGTTTGGAGCAGCAATTGCACTTGTTTTAGTCATATTTTTAAGTGTACTTGTTTATCAAACTTATCCAAAACTCTTTATTAAAGAATCTATTGCTGAAACTGTAGAGGTCTGGGCTCCAAAAGATATTGATCTTGCCCTTGCTGAAGGTTTTGGCGATGAGGAGGTGGAATATGGTTATCATTTGATCACCAACAGCCCCAACCTCATAGGTCCGGGTGCAGAAGATCCAAATATGAGATTTGCAGGGAATAATCTTGCCTGTGCAAACTGTCATTTGGATTCCGGAACCAGGGCAGGTTCAGCATCATGGGTAGGCATTACCGAAAGATTTCCGCAATTCAGCAATCGATCAAATTCAGAAAGCACTTTAGAAGACAGGATCAACGGTTGTATGGAAAGAAGTATGGATGGTAAAGAGCTTCCGAAAAGATCTAAGGAAATGAAAGCAATCCTAGCTTATATGGAATGGCTGAGTGAAGGCCTTCCTGAAAACCGAAAAATAGAGTATAAAGGTTTTCCTTCTATTGAATTACCTGATTTCGCCGTTGATCTTGTAAAAGGGTCGGAACTATTCAAGGTAGAATGCGCACATTGCCATAGCGAAGATGGGCAGGGAATTAAAAATATCGGGACAAAAAATGGTTATTTATATTTCCCTCTTTGGGGAGAAGATAGTTACAATGATGGTGCAGGCATGCACCGAGTGATTACTGCCGCTAAATTTATAAAGGGAAATATGCCTTTTGGAGAGGCCACAAGAGAACATCCGAAATTAACCGATGAAGAAGCCTATCATTTGGCAGGTTATATCAACAGCTTTAACAGACCTGAAAAAGTAAACAAGGAAAAAGATTTTCCCGATCTTAAACTAAAACCTATGTCTACACCTTATGGCCCTTATGTAGATAATTTTTCTGCAGTTCAACATAAATACGGACCTTTTCAACCTATCAAAGATTTTTATAAAGAAAATTACGGGCTCAACAAATCTCAGTAG
- a CDS encoding DsrE family protein: MLLLSSAQTNQQEGMNNYVVSTTKIPQLQPIILTAEALKVEDGAKFGDFQIVMYGANVKELTNKEDMEAYTSKAKAAGVSISVCKISLDRLGINPAELHEYIQVVDHAYTHLIQLQKNNNYYSLQL, translated from the coding sequence TTGCTATTACTAAGCAGTGCGCAAACAAATCAACAGGAAGGTATGAATAATTATGTGGTATCAACAACTAAGATCCCGCAGCTACAACCAATCATTCTTACGGCCGAAGCTTTAAAAGTAGAGGACGGAGCAAAGTTTGGTGATTTCCAGATCGTAATGTACGGGGCCAACGTCAAAGAGCTTACCAATAAGGAAGATATGGAGGCCTACACCAGCAAAGCGAAAGCGGCAGGAGTATCGATCTCTGTCTGCAAAATATCCCTCGACAGGCTGGGAATTAATCCGGCCGAACTGCACGAGTATATTCAAGTGGTGGATCACGCCTATACGCATCTTATCCAACTACAGAAGAACAACAATTATTATAGTTTACAATTATAA
- a CDS encoding aspartate/glutamate racemase family protein, translating into METKPTMTGDFIPKHLKTNYGIETIIPDAQHLDQNHHFVSAELTQGIFSVEAKSFFMKQMELLKAKGAEGIILGCTELPMLIETSNFDLPMIATTYLHAQMAADFILADY; encoded by the coding sequence TTGGAAACTAAGCCCACAATGACCGGGGATTTTATTCCGAAGCACCTAAAAACTAACTACGGAATTGAAACCATTATTCCCGATGCTCAACATTTAGATCAAAATCACCATTTCGTGTCTGCCGAACTTACTCAGGGGATCTTTAGCGTTGAAGCCAAATCTTTTTTCATGAAGCAAATGGAGCTGCTCAAGGCAAAAGGAGCAGAAGGAATCATCCTTGGCTGTACCGAGCTGCCGATGCTTATTGAGACCTCAAATTTTGATCTGCCAATGATCGCCACCACCTACCTTCATGCACAAATGGCTGCCGATTTTATCCTTGCTGATTATTAA
- a CDS encoding FAD-dependent oxidoreductase, with protein MKTILVLGAGQGGIVTAKELSRHSGNEEDINLVKILVFEKEETNVYSPSLPWVMVGKSKQQEITERTDKLDASGLEVIRGEIENLDPEDITVTVKGEQYKGDHMVVSLGVEQADIFNLDKYGFNFFTLKGAQDFYAELKNFRGGEIAILVSSLPFKSPAAPYEAAMLIEDFVRKNNLPKNTTVSLYTPEAVPMEFSLR; from the coding sequence ATGAAAACCATCTTAGTATTAGGAGCCGGACAAGGCGGAATCGTTACTGCCAAGGAACTGAGCAGACACAGCGGAAACGAAGAAGATATCAACCTGGTAAAGATCCTTGTATTTGAAAAAGAGGAAACAAACGTATACTCCCCTTCTCTCCCGTGGGTGATGGTTGGAAAAAGCAAACAACAGGAGATCACAGAGCGTACCGACAAGCTGGACGCTTCGGGCCTGGAGGTTATTAGAGGGGAAATTGAAAACCTAGATCCAGAAGATATTACTGTAACCGTAAAAGGAGAGCAATATAAAGGAGATCACATGGTAGTTTCCCTGGGGGTGGAACAGGCAGATATTTTCAATCTCGATAAGTACGGCTTTAATTTCTTTACCCTAAAAGGAGCTCAGGATTTTTATGCTGAATTGAAAAATTTTAGAGGAGGTGAAATTGCCATTCTGGTTTCTTCCCTTCCATTCAAAAGTCCGGCGGCACCTTATGAAGCTGCGATGCTCATAGAAGATTTTGTAAGGAAAAACAACCTCCCAAAAAACACCACAGTTTCCCTTTATACGCCTGAAGCCGTCCCAATGGAATTCAGCTTACGCTGA
- the epsC gene encoding serine O-acetyltransferase EpsC, translating to MDKDKIIEEIKAQKRLPNLRFEIKERAEAFTKKLFFTLFDAETPVEENIAALGQEFQELADMVCWEPDQPCRDLWVKYLEKLLAILKRLNLDARAIAENDPAANSIEEVYLAYPGFFAIAIHRLSHELYNFGMPLVPRLMAECAHLLTGTDINPGALIGDSFFIDHGTGVVIGETAVIKNNVKVYQGVTLGALSVERGFRNKKRHPTIEENVTIYANATILGGKTFIGANSVMGGNAWLTSSVPENSIVTHAPTINIKNFQKKPNDL from the coding sequence ATGGATAAAGACAAGATTATCGAGGAGATAAAGGCACAGAAGAGATTGCCTAACCTCCGGTTTGAGATTAAAGAAAGAGCGGAGGCTTTTACAAAAAAGCTATTCTTTACCTTGTTTGATGCGGAAACTCCGGTGGAGGAGAATATTGCGGCACTTGGACAGGAATTTCAGGAGTTGGCAGATATGGTGTGCTGGGAACCTGACCAGCCCTGCAGAGACCTATGGGTGAAATATCTTGAAAAATTACTAGCTATCCTGAAAAGGTTAAATCTGGATGCCCGGGCGATTGCAGAAAATGATCCCGCAGCGAATTCAATTGAAGAGGTTTACCTTGCTTATCCCGGTTTTTTTGCCATTGCAATACATAGACTGAGTCATGAATTGTACAATTTTGGAATGCCATTGGTACCACGTCTTATGGCCGAATGTGCACACTTACTTACGGGAACAGATATTAATCCTGGTGCCCTGATAGGAGATTCTTTTTTCATAGATCATGGAACAGGGGTGGTTATTGGGGAAACCGCCGTCATAAAAAACAACGTTAAAGTTTACCAGGGTGTTACCCTCGGGGCACTTTCTGTGGAGCGGGGATTTAGAAATAAAAAAAGGCATCCTACCATTGAAGAAAACGTCACCATCTACGCAAATGCAACCATTCTTGGTGGGAAGACTTTTATAGGTGCCAACAGTGTAATGGGAGGAAACGCCTGGTTAACATCTTCGGTTCCGGAAAATTCTATAGTGACTCATGCTCCTACAATCAATATCAAAAATTTTCAGAAAAAACCAAATGACTTATAA
- a CDS encoding DsrE family protein yields the protein MKMYFLSSIVFLLTFITSPVNAQVQDEQQNYVVLTKKIPQLQPIFLTAEALAQEDGKNFGKFEVIICGQTVKELGDKEMMQKYINKAKEHNVELIACGFSLKKFGVDRKDISPELRVVENGILHNLQLQKKGYTSISL from the coding sequence ATGAAAATGTATTTTTTAAGCAGTATCGTATTTCTTCTAACATTTATAACTAGCCCTGTTAATGCACAGGTGCAGGATGAGCAGCAAAACTATGTAGTATTAACTAAGAAGATCCCGCAGCTCCAGCCCATATTTTTAACTGCAGAAGCTTTGGCGCAGGAGGACGGTAAGAACTTCGGAAAATTCGAGGTGATAATTTGTGGGCAAACAGTTAAAGAACTGGGCGATAAAGAGATGATGCAGAAGTATATCAATAAAGCTAAGGAACATAATGTTGAGCTTATTGCCTGCGGATTTTCACTGAAAAAATTCGGAGTGGATCGCAAAGATATTTCCCCTGAGCTTCGGGTTGTTGAAAATGGGATTCTACACAACCTTCAGTTACAAAAGAAGGGTTACACCAGCATTTCACTTTAA